The following coding sequences are from one Acidobacteriota bacterium window:
- a CDS encoding (Fe-S)-binding protein: MSQPADARRAPLEERVRTLGADDLARLAEAFDRAVGGREAVDLNACVHCGLCAEACHYALADPTPGTLPAHKVELVASAYRRSATFLGKYLPAMVGARDVDRALVEAWVDECFGRCTMCGRCTLHCTVGLDIPAIVRAARRALAECGLVPAGLDSTLASAVETGNNMAIPKDEWVATVAWLEEELQAETGDPAARLPLDQAGADLLYAINPREAKFFPMSLVAAGAIFHAAGASWTLSSDSYDVTNYGLFAGDPAKAGELSRRLVDEAVRLGVKTLVLGECGHGFVAHRWLAPEWIGERPSVQVCSVLEVIAGFLREGRLVIDPAKTKKRLTLHDPCNLVRQGGLADVPREILSRATPDWVEMTPNREQNYCCGGGGGQLSMSRYAKRRLEAGRIKAEQIRATAADVVVAPCHNCIDQLTELNKEYRLGVDVKTVCEVVADAIVRAPAAGTGPAAGAVTT; encoded by the coding sequence ATGAGCCAGCCGGCCGATGCCCGGAGGGCGCCGCTCGAAGAGCGGGTGCGGACGCTCGGCGCCGACGATCTCGCCCGGCTGGCCGAGGCGTTCGATCGGGCCGTCGGCGGTCGCGAGGCCGTCGACCTCAACGCCTGCGTGCACTGCGGCCTCTGCGCCGAGGCGTGCCACTACGCGCTGGCCGACCCGACGCCGGGGACGCTGCCGGCGCACAAGGTGGAGCTCGTCGCGTCGGCGTACCGTCGCAGCGCGACCTTCCTGGGAAAGTACCTGCCGGCCATGGTCGGCGCGCGCGACGTCGACCGCGCGCTCGTCGAGGCCTGGGTCGACGAGTGCTTCGGCCGCTGCACGATGTGCGGCCGCTGCACGTTGCACTGCACCGTCGGCCTCGACATTCCCGCGATCGTCCGCGCGGCGCGGCGGGCGCTGGCTGAATGCGGCCTGGTGCCTGCGGGGCTCGACTCGACGCTCGCCTCGGCCGTCGAAACGGGCAACAACATGGCCATCCCGAAGGACGAGTGGGTGGCCACCGTGGCGTGGCTCGAGGAGGAGCTGCAGGCGGAGACGGGCGACCCGGCGGCGCGCCTTCCGCTCGACCAGGCCGGCGCCGACCTGCTCTACGCCATCAACCCCCGCGAGGCGAAGTTCTTCCCGATGTCGCTCGTCGCCGCGGGTGCCATCTTTCACGCGGCCGGCGCGAGCTGGACCCTCTCGAGCGACAGCTACGACGTCACCAACTACGGGCTCTTCGCCGGCGACCCGGCGAAGGCCGGCGAGCTCTCGAGGCGGCTGGTCGACGAAGCCGTGCGGCTGGGCGTGAAGACGCTGGTGCTCGGCGAGTGCGGTCATGGGTTCGTTGCCCATCGCTGGCTCGCCCCCGAGTGGATCGGTGAACGGCCTTCCGTTCAGGTGTGCAGCGTCCTCGAGGTCATCGCCGGCTTCCTGCGAGAGGGACGCCTCGTGATCGATCCGGCGAAGACGAAGAAGCGCCTGACGCTGCACGATCCCTGCAACCTCGTGCGGCAGGGTGGCCTCGCCGACGTGCCTCGCGAGATTCTGTCGCGCGCGACGCCGGACTGGGTCGAGATGACGCCCAACCGGGAGCAGAACTACTGCTGCGGCGGCGGGGGTGGGCAGCTGTCGATGTCGCGTTACGCGAAGCGGAGGCTCGAGGCCGGCCGCATCAAGGCCGAGCAGATTCGTGCGACGGCCGCCGACGTCGTCGTTGCGCCCTGCCACAACTGCATCGATCAGCTCACGGAGCTGAACAAGGAGTACCGGCTCGGCGTCGACGTGAAGACCGTGTGCGAGGTCGTTGCGGACGCGATCGTCCGCGCCCCGGCGGCGGGCACCGGGCCTGCCGCGGGCGCGGTCACGACCTGA